Genomic DNA from Solanum dulcamara chromosome 4, daSolDulc1.2, whole genome shotgun sequence:
AATCAATGTGAAATATGCTTGGAAAATGTTCTGAGGCAAGGCAAGCCTAATTAACTCTAGCAGTCAGGTAGAGGAAAGTGGAAATGCCTATGAGATCTGCAACTTTTGTCATGTCTGAGGTCATGCCTCACTTTTGCACCTCAGAGAGTTgtttcttgaagaaaaaaaaatgaaaacgaAAAAGAAAGCAGAAGCTTTATCAAAAGAAAGGTGAATTGTGTCTCTACGTTATTACAttgagaccctatttatagactcTACATTAGACTCCTTTTCCAACTAGGACACTACATTACACtccttttccaagtaggattcTATATACTTCTTGTTCATTCTAACACTAAGCACTAAGGTACTTGTCTATTTGCTTACTTATAGTTACTCCATCCGTCCATATTAGTTGTCCTCTTTCCCCTTTACACGCCccttaagaaattataaataagaagGGTAATTTACTAATTTACCCCTAAACTTTACAAACTTATTTACactttcaaaaagaattaattgtaagggtaaaataggaaaaatcTAATTAATTCTGTCTTGGTTTTGTAAATTGACAAGTAATTTAGGACAACTATTTTTAGTAATGTGGAGAACTAATATGGGATGGAGTGAGTACTATAACTTCTCGTGATTTTGGCTTCAAAACTTTGTTGAGGAGATTGAATGCCTTGACCATAATAGATTATGATTGTTAGTTCATAACTTGTGAACCGGGAGCGGTTGAATCTGCTTGGATCAGAATTCTGTTACTTTCTGTCTGGGACAATTTTTCTGAATGGGAGTAAAACAAAGTTGACTAGAGCTTCAGGTCTAAGTTGTGAAATGTTAagacttttcttttgtttgttgaTGTTCACAGTGACCAAGTTTAAAATCTAATAACCTCTGATCAACCTACTCATGGTTGTGATGTAATATGCATTCTCTAAATTACTGTAGGAATGAAGCTATATGGTCTCTGGCTCTGTGATTCaatatatatttgatataaatttcaagttttaacTTTTTGGTTACAGCCTGCAGAATTGGATTGAAGATCTATACTGGAAGCAGCTTGATATATCTTATCCAGGAATGGAAGGTGCAATGGTGCGTCTTGATGCTAAGCATCTTCTGCttctattttgttttcttaaCCTTCTTTGCTGCATATTAGTCATCTCTGCCTCTTTCCAGGTGCATCATGGATTTTATTCTGCTTATCACAACACATCATTGCGTCCAGGAGTGCTAACTGCTGTTAAAAGAGCGAAAGAGTTGTATGAAGATATTCAAATTATAGTGACTGGGCATTCCATGGGAGGGGCTATGGCTGCTTTCTGTGGCCTGGATCTCACCGTATGCACTAAAGACTTACCgctatttttacaaaaaatcatTGTTTACATGTTTTGACTTGCCATTTAAAGAGATAGGCCTAGTCTTAAATATCACTGATCTTGCATATCCTTGTGGACCATTTGCCATATAATGCAAGAAATATTCTCCAACTCGCACTTAATGGATTTATCTTCTAATTCCAGGTGCATCTTGGATACCAAAATATTTCGGTTATGACATTTGGACAACCACGAATTGGCAATGCTGCATTTGTGTCCTACTACAGAGAACGGGTCTTCAATACAATTCGTGTTACAAATCGTCATGATATGGTGCCTCATTTGCCCCCTTACTATCCGTACTTCCCTCACAAAACTTATCGTCATTTCCCTAGAGAGGCAAGTTCCGTAACTCAAAACTCTGTAGTGCTTGATTTTGAACTGCACAATTCCAGTTGTAAGGAATGATCTCTAAATGTAGAACAACTTGAGTTCAGTGCTGTGGGCTAATTCATAAATTCAAATCTCAAGAATTTAAATTCGTTTTGATATTCAAATTTACACGTTAATGTGAAATTGTGAGTTTTTCTCTATTAACCAACTTTCTGCATCTCTGAGATTTTTATCTGTATTTATTAAATACAGAAAACACGTTGAAATGGGTGTTAATGAATTTATTAAAAAGAAGGACGTCAATAATTGTATTTTTTCTGTAACTTCTGCACTAAAATGTTACATATGATAAAGACTCATGGTGATAGTCTTTCTCATTGTGAGCATTTGAACGATGTTTAGACACATCCAAGTGACTCTGCCTCTTGCTGTCTTGATTCGTGGTTGCATATATTGATCGTGAGATCTTGAAATTGCAGGTCTGGCTTTATGATCTTGGCTTTGGAAGTTTAGTTTATACAGTTGAAAAGGTCTGTGATAATTCTGGCGAGGATCCTTCTTGCAGCAGGTAAAGTTTCTCTTTCATGTGCTCAAATATATGCACTGGATTTCTCTAAATTGCTTTCATGCGGTTAGATTAAGTTAAACTACAAATCTGAACAGTGGAAAATGCTTATGGCAAATCATAACTAGTTGAGGGCACATATAGATCCATTTATAAAGCATTATGTCAAAAATGCTGATACATCACTTTCATTTGTCAAATAAGGAaaacaatttgaaaaaaaaacattaaactAAATTCTAACAAGAACTTTCTGAAGCtgtacgaggtatgtgaaacACAACCTTACAAAATTGTGCTGTTGCAAAAAAAGAGTCTCTCTCTCACTTTTCTTTTGTTGATAAAAAACCAAGAAAGTGAAACCATAAAACACTGATATTTGATATGAGACAAGTCGCTTAGTAGATAATGAGTAAAGTACTTCcttttttttgaagtttaatCCAAAGAAGTTCAACTGGAACATGATTTGGTAATTTTACTGCCGAACCATGTTGTAATGAAAGGAATCTGTAATCTTTCTGGTACTTCAGGATCCAGAAAGACCAATTTTTGGATTAGAAACATGTCGAGACACCTAAAGGTGGTGCACCCCTCTCTAATTATCGTTGGAGTAATAAAAGACTGGCTGAATGTTACTAGAGCTGTTGGCCTCTTTGTAACTTTTATCAAATCTATGTAGGTCGGTGAAAGGCAACAGTATTACAGATCATTTGAGATATTTCGGTGTAAAATTATCATGTGATGTATCGGCGGGGTgcagaattgtgatggataatGGTCTAGCGTCGTATCGCACAACAGACAGCGATGGAAATGTCATCTTCTCCAGAGATATATGTTCCTCTGTTTTGAGAATGAATGTGGAGTCTAGTGAGGAAGGGAAATCGTTATAGAGATTCATTGGGATTACCACTTGGCTCTCCAAAATTTGGGAGAGCTCAGAGCTGAACCAGAGTTTCCCACTTAAGGCTTAAATAGGAAAATTGTATAGCTAGTCAAAGTATGCTGTTCTGTCCTTTTGCTTGGAAGTACCTCATGTATATAGTTCCTtttctttaactttttttttatttttatatacatcTCATCCATGTAAATAAAAAGAGATTGAAGTATTACTTTGTCATATATGATTAATGCTCTGTTAATAATTCTTAGAAGTAGCTATCTGCTCcttgaaaaatgacaaaaaatggATTCCCAATCACCAACAGTTGTGTTaagatttactattttctttctCTAGGATAAGGAACGGGAAACAATTAATAGAACAGACCTAAATTACCCTTGCACTTTTggaattagtataaaattatcCTTCCGTCCCGTCCCGTTCCATTCCCTATCCCGGACCCCCCCGGGCACGAACCGGACCGGTATGGAACCGGGAGCTACTAGGATAGAAacattaattttcttttcatggAGTTTCTCCCTTATTCATATAATTCCGTATttcaaaaaagaatattttaattttaagtaaaataacAGGACCGGGATGGATCGGTATGGTACCGGTAAGTGCCGG
This window encodes:
- the LOC129887272 gene encoding lipase-like; translated protein: MDGKNWLKVAIFLCLIAVSAGREFKVKTKNKHHAAIYNHTLATILVEYASAVYVSDLTELFAWTCSRCNGLTKGFQILELIVDVQRCLQAFVGVAQDLNAIVIAFRGTQESSLQNWIEDLYWKQLDISYPGMEGAMVHHGFYSAYHNTSLRPGVLTAVKRAKELYEDIQIIVTGHSMGGAMAAFCGLDLTVHLGYQNISVMTFGQPRIGNAAFVSYYRERVFNTIRVTNRHDMVPHLPPYYPYFPHKTYRHFPREVWLYDLGFGSLVYTVEKVCDNSGEDPSCSRSVKGNSITDHLRYFGVKLSCDVSAGCRIVMDNGLASYRTTDSDGNVIFSRDICSSVLRMNVESSEEGKSL